Part of the Candidatus Thermodiscus eudorianus genome is shown below.
CTAGGTACTGGGACTTAGTCAACTCTATTCTCAGTACTATCTTCTCCTCATCCTCCAATACAAGCGTCCCCATGGAAACAGGGTGTAATCTCGGGGTTATGTTTCATAATGAGCCCCCTCCACACGTATCCTATCCCCTGCCTTGCCTGTCCTTATGTCGTGAAGCGCCTTTGCAGCGTGTTTCAACGCCTCTCTAGCAGTCGGTGCTATCCCGACGCCGGCTTTAAGATCGTGGACGACGACTAGCTCCTCGACGATGGACTTGAACCCGGTGAATGGGAGGAGTACTAGAATGTTGTCACCGCCCAGGTACTGTGCTACAGCCCCACGATAGTGCGCCCTCGTCTCTATCTCCGAGATAACGTGGAGAACGGTGTTGTATGTGGTTAGTAGCCCCAAGCGGCGCGTCATCACAGTTATCCCGTTAAGGTCGAAATGGCCGGCGACTACGATCTCGTTATCCCCGCATTCGTCGAGAACAAACTCCTCGCCCTCTTTTATGCGGGTCCAAGCGTTCTCCATAGCCTCTACAGGGGTCGAGCCGCACGAGGCGGCGAGCCTCACAGGCACTGGGGAGATCTCGCGGGCCTTATCGTAGAGCCTCTTCAATCCTTCATCAGAGACATTGGAAGCCGCCACTGCCATATAGTCATAGCGCAGCGGCAGGATGAATCCCCCGTAATCTGCTATCACTTGTTGCAGGCTCGAATAGAGCGTTGACTGGACTATCTGCAGTCTCCACTCCCTGTCATCTCCGATGGCCTCAGTCCACTCCCTGTAGCCGACTAGTTCGAGCACCGCCATCCTGATCCTGGCCATTTTCCACGCACCCGTCTCCTAGAGATAGGCATCTTTGGCCTACTCGACCTCGATCATCTCACCGTTATACGTGGCCTCCTCTGCAAGCTTCATCCTCCTAGCCAGCTTGACAGCAGCTTCCACGGCCCTTCTAGCGTATTCCTCGGCTCTCTCAAGGGCCTGCATCCTAGTTGCTCCAGGGCCGATGACTCCAAGTGACACGGGCTTCCCATGCTCGACTCCGAGGTCCACGATCTTCCTTGCGGCCTGGTGGGCTACTACCTCGTCATGCTCGGTTTCCCCCTCAATAACCGCTCCAAGGGCGACGATGGCATCGACATAGTCCTTGCCTATGATCGAGGATACCCCGTATGGGATATCGAAGGTACCAGGTACTTTGAAGACGATTGCGACCTCAGCGCCAAGGAACTTGGCATGGCTAATGGCTTTCTCTAACATTAGCCGTGTGACGTCGTAGTTGAACTCAGCAACCACTATGCCGAGGCGTATTCTAGCCAACTCTCTCCACACCAGCGCTAGAATCCCCTAATAAGGAATATATCATTATTATACTAGGCAGAGAGACGGGCTATGAGGTGGCATAGCAGGGCCGAGGCTATTGTATGACGACGCCGCGCGGGCCCGAGCCCCTTATTCCAAAGATTTATCTACCCCACGACACCATTAGAGACAGGGTGTCGACGATGAGCATAGATGGCTTAACCCTAAGGGTAGCTGAGGCCTACCATAGAGATGTCGGTAGGAAGATAGCCAGGATAGACAGGAAGGCCATGAAATCACTCAGCGTAGAAACAGGCGACTACATAAAGATCAGCGGCAAGGAACACGACGTAGTCGCGTCAGTATGGCCCCTTAGACCAGAAGACGAGGGCAAGGATATCATAAGGATAGACGGCTACTTGAGAGCCGCTCTAGGAGTCGGAATCGGGGATACTGTCACGGTATACAAGGCCACCAAAGTCGAGCCTGCACAGAAAGTAGTGCTGGCACCGCTGGAACCCATAAGATTCGGCCCCGACTTCGTGGCCTACGTAAAGGAGTTCCTGTTGAGGAAACCTATAGCCAGAGGAGAGATCATAGTAGTACCACTCCTAGAAGGCATACCGCTAGCCGTAGTATCAACGCAGCCAGCCCAGATGGTCTACGTCACCGAGAGGACGGAAATCAACATTAAAGAGAAGCCAGTAAAGGCCGAGGAAGTCGCTAGAGCCAGAGGAGTCCCCAAGGTAACATGGGAGGACATAGGCGACCTAGAAGAGGCCAAGGAGAGGATAAGAGAGATCGTGGAACTCCCCATGAAATACCCAGAACTCTTCAAGCACCTGGGCATCGAGCCTCCTAAGGGTGTCCTCTTGTATGGTCCTCCTGGTACTGGTAAGACTCTTCTCGCCAAAGCTCTAGCCAACGAGATAGGAGCATACTTCATCTCGATCAATGGTCCTGAGATTATGAGTAAGTTTTATGGTGAGAGTGAGCAGAGGCTTAGGGAGATCTTCAAGGAGGCCGAGGAGAACGCGCCAAGCATAATATTCATAGACGAGATAGACGCAATAGCACCGAAGAGAGAAGAAGTAACAGGAGAAGTCGAGAAGAGAGTCGTAGCACAGCTCCTAACGCTAATGGATGGCCTGAAAGAGAGAGGCCGGGTGATAGTTATCGCGGCGACCAACAGGCCCGACGCAGTAGACCCGGCTCTGAGGAGGCCCGGCCGGTTCGACAGAGAAATCGAGATCAGACCCCCCGACAAACGTGCAAGGATAGAGATCCTAAAAGTCCACACAAGGCACATGCCACTAGCTGATGACGTGGACCTAGATAAGCTAGCCGAGATGACCCACGGCTACACGGGCGCAGACCTAGCAGCGCTGGCCAAGGAGGCCGCTATGGCTGCCCTACGGAGATTCATAAAGTCTGGCAAGATAGATCTCACAAAAGAGACTATACCCACGAGCGTGTTCAAGGAACTGAAAGTCACTATGAAAGACTTCCTAGAGGCTATGAAGCTAGTGAGGCCAACCCTGATCAGAGAGGTATTCGTAGAGGTACCACAGGTCAAGTGGGAGGACATAGGAGGCCTAGAGAACGTAAAGCAAGAGCTACGCGAAGCCGTCGAATGGCCGCTCAAATACCCCAAGGTCTTCGAGGAAATGGGTATTAAGCCTCCTCGTGGTATTCTTTTGTTTGGTCCTCCTGGTACTGGTAAGACTCTTCTCGCTAAGGCTGTTGCGACTGAGAGTGGGGCTAACTTCATAGCAGTGCGGGGCCCAGAAGTACTAAGCAAATGGGTAGGAGAAAGCGAGAAGGCTGTTAGGAGGATCTTCGAGAGGGCCAGGCAGGTCGCCCCGACGGTCGTGTTCTTCGACGAAATAGACGCAATAGCCCCAGCCCGCGGCTTCAGGCATGACACGAGCGGCGTGACAGACAGGATAGTCAACCAGCTACTGACAGAGCTAGACGGCATAGTCCCCCTCCAGAACGTGGTGGTCATCGCGGCGACCAACAGGCCCGACATAATAGACCCAGCCCTACTAAGGCCCGGCCGGTTCGACAGGCTGATCTACGTGCCACCGCCGGACAAGGAGGCAAGGAAGCAGATATTCAAGGTCCATACTAGGAAGGTGCCGTTGGCTGATGACGTGGACCTGGATAAGCTGGCCGAGCTCACAGAAGGATACACGGGCGCCGACATAGAGGCCGTGGTCAGGGAGGCTGTAATGATAAAACTCAGGGAGAAACTAGAAGTAGGCCCCGTCGAGATGAAGCACTTCATGGAGGCACTGAAGAGGGTCCCGCCAAGCCTGACCCCAGAAGACGTAAAACGCTACGAGAGGATGGCCCGCGAGCTCAAGAAGCTCAGCCTAGGATAGAGAGGATGCCCAGGAAAAGAACATCATCTCCTCCATATTAAACCCTTCATCCCCTAATATTTTTGGAAAGGCTTAGATAGGGTACCTAATCCACTTCGAGTGCCACTGGAGATCTTCATGTATGAGGTCGAAGCGAAGATCCGGGTGGACTGTGACGGGCTGGAAGCTATACTGGAGAAAGCATTGGAGCTAGGCGGCAGGCTCATTGGAAGACGACGTGAAGTTGACATCTACTATCAACACCCCTGCAGGGACTTCGTGGAGACTGATGAAGCCCTGAGGGTACGTATTATAGACGGGACCAAGTATTCGTTGACCTACAAGGGGCCCCGGATAGACAATAGAGGGGATATCAAGAAGCGCGTCGAGATAATAGTTGAGGTCAGCGGAGGCGATATAGAAAAACTCCTTGAGGAGATCGGGTTCAAACCCATGGCAACGGTCACCAAGGACAGGACATACGTAGAGCTACACGGCACGACTGTAACCCTAGACCGAGTCCAAAGGCTAGGATGCTTCGTCGAGATAGAAGGTGACAACCCAGCGGGTATAAAGCAGGTTGTCGAGGAGCTAGGCGTCAAGGGAGAATATGTTAAGGAGACATATGCAGAAATGATCGCCAGGCTAGAGGGGGCGAATTAGCCGCTTGGTACTCCGGCGTCTCTAAGGGCCTCTACCCCTTGGTCACGCCAATAGGCCTCAGCCTAGCTACTAATAGTCCGATGCCGACTTCATGGGCGACCCGCGCTACCCTGTCAACGTCCTTGTAGGCCTCCGGCATCTCCTCTACAACCGTGGCTCTGTTACTGGCTCTTAGGTAGATGCCCTTAGACTGGAGGTCTTGTAACACTTCATGGTACCTTCTAGTCCTCTTGGCCTTTGCCCGGCTCATCCACCTACCAGCCCCGTGAGGCGAGGTATACCAGCTCTTAGCCCCCCTCGGCGACCCGATTAACACATAGCTTGCGGTACCCATGCTACCCGGTATGAGCACTGGTTGTCCCACATCGCGGTAGTCCTTCGGTATCTCTGGGTGGCCCGGCGGGAAGGCCCTTGTGGCCCCCTTCCTATGCACGACTAGCCTCTTCCTCTTCCCATCAACGTCGTGCTCCTCTATCTTAGCGATGTTATGGGCTACATCGTACACGATCTCAAGGCCCAGCTGGTCGGGATCCCTGCGGAAAACCTGGCGGAACGACTCCCTAGTCCAATGGGTTATGAGCTGCCTATTGGTCCAGGCGAAGTTAGCTGCGGCAGCCATGGCCCTCACGTAGTTCTGGGCCTCGGGGGAATTGAAGGGTATGCTGGCGAGCTCCCTATCGGGCGGTATGGTGCCATATTTCCTCATAGCCCGCTCCATAATCATCAAGTAGTCGCTCGCAACCTGGTGTCCGAGCCCACGGCTTCCGGTGTGTATCATAACCGTGACTTGACCCTCGAAGAGTCCCAGCGCTTTAGCGAACCTCTCGTCGAACACCTTGTCGACAACCTGGACTTCCAGGAAATGGTTTCCGCTCCCCAGCGTTCCGAGCTGGTTAGCCCCCCTCCTCTTAGCGGCATTGCTGACCTTGCTAGCGTCGGCTAGCCTCCAGCTCCCCCTCTCCTCGATATGCTCCGGATCCTCACTCCAGCCATAGCCCTTGCCGATAGCCCACTCGACGCCCTCGTTGAGCACCTTGTCAAGCTCCTGGATGCTTAGCCTCAGCTTACCGGTGCTTCCAAGCCCGCTGGGAACGTTGTAGAAGAGTGAGTCGATCAGGTCACGTAGCCGGGGACGCACGTCTTCCTCCGTCAGGTTAGTCCTTAGCAGCCTCACTCCACAGTTGATATCGTACCCGACCCCTCCAGGGCTTATCACACCATTCTCCTCTGGGTCCATCGCGGCTACTCCGCCGATGGGGAACCCGTAGCCCTGGTGGCCATCGGGCATTACTATCGAGTATTTCTGGATTCCCTGCAGGCAGGCCACGTTTGACGCCTGGACTAGTGTGAGGTCGCTCTTCATCTTTTCGAGTAGGAAGTCGTCCGCGTATATTATGGAGGGGACCCTCATACAATTCTTCGCGTCCTCCGGGATCTTCCAGGTGTATTTGTCTATCCTTCTGAGTGGTATGTTCTGGCTCATGTCTCTCATCCTTAACAATATCTGGGGCGATATCGGTTTAAATAATCCCCGCATAGTGCCTCGTTGAAGAAGGGAGACTCCGGAAACTTAGGGATATAGGCTTTAAAGGAGACAACTGGCATGGATGGGGTATCCAGGCATGAAGGAGGGCAGTCTAGCGCTAGTAGAGGCCCTGGAGAACATGGTGAAGAGATACGATAGCCCGGAGAAGCTGGCCAGAGTGATAGAACACACCCTACTATCGCCATCCGCAGGCATAGAGAAGGGGCTCGCGGTCATAGGGGAAACAGCCGACTACGGCTTCAGGTGCGCCATGTTATCACCATACCATGCAAGGAGGCTTTACAAAGAGGCTAGCAATGCAGGAGTCAAGCTCTGCACCGTCATAGGCTTCCCCTCAGGGTTCCAGCCCGTGAAGGCAAAGCTACACGAGATAGACAGTGTAGCAGACATAGTCGACGGAATCGATATAGTCGCCAACATCCAAGCCATCATCGCGGGCGATAAGCCCGAGGTAGAAGAGGAGCTCGCAGAGCTAGTATCACACGCCAGGGAGAGCGGGGTAGGCCACGTGAAAGTGATAATAGAGGCCCCACTACTAGACGATAATACCCTAGCCCTATCGGTAAGAACCGTAGCAGACGCAAAGGCGGACTATGTGAAGACCAGCACCGGAGTCTACTCTAAGGGGGGAGACCCCTTCACAGTCCTCCGGGTATCAAGCCTGGCTAAACAATACAGCCTACAAGTGAAGGCGGCCGGTGGTATAAGGACGGCCATAGACGCATTCCTCGCGCTCGCAAGCGGGGCGCACGTCATCGGAACCAGTAGCGGGCCCCGCGTTATAGAGACTTACAAGAGGCTGGTAAAGTAGTGAAGGTGGCATTAATAACTAGCAGGACGGCGGCGCCGCTGATCGAGGAGATAATAGCCTCGCGTGTAAAGGGGAACCCCAAGGTATCTGCCCAGATAATAGTACTGCCGATACCAGCCATCGGAATGCTCGACGCCAACAAGCTGAAGAGGCTGATAGACCGGCACAGGAAGGCGGTAAAGGACGCCGACATAATACTAGTACCAGGCACTATAGAAGGGGACGTAAGCCCCATAGCCGACGAGCTGGGGAAGCCTGTTTACAAGGCATCGCGCGACCCCGGACTCCTCCCGCTAGTGATATCCCACATCGCGGCGGGATCAAAGCTGGACACGCTGAAGCCGGCCGAGGAGATCCTGGACGTGGAGCCGCCAGAGATAGAGCCCGAGCATACAGCCTTCAACATAGGGAGCGTGGCGGTACCAAGCAGGGGTCCCCCACTAGTCCTAGCCGCGGAGATCCCGCCAGACACGGGGAACTACGTGGAGGTGGCTGAGAGGTATGTTGAAGAGGGGGCTAGTCTACTTGTCCTGGGCGCATCATCGAAGACTAGGGATCTCGCGGTAAGGATAAGGAGGGTCTTGGATAGGGTGGACGTGCCGGTTTTAAGCGAGGCACCCACACCCCGCATGGCCCGCGAAGCCGTAAGTGCCGGGGCCTCGGGTATATCGATATCAGCAGCCAAGAGCCGCTCCTACCTGGACTCCGTGGAGAAGGATAGTGTTGTGATCCTAGGGGAGAGGGACGTCAGGCTCCTCGCCGAGGCGGTGGAGCTCTACAGGAGGAGGGGGTTCGAGAGGCTGATAGTGGATCCCGTGGTTGGGCTCCCGCTGATAGACTACTCCTCCACAAGTAGCCGGTACAACTCAGCCTACCCTCTGGATACTCCAATGCTGTTCTCGGCGGCCAACGTGGCAACGGTCCTCGACGCCGATACACATGGGGTATACGCGTTGCTGGCTGCAATGGCGGTAGAGCTTAGAGCCTCTGTATTCCTAGTAGTGGAGGACTCGTATAAGACGATTCACTCCGTCGCGGAGGCTCGTGAAGCCCTGAAACTGAGCTATGCCGCGTGGAGTAGGAGGAGCCAGCCCCACATGCTCGGGTCAAGGCTCCTCGTAGTCAAGCAACTGGAGCCGCCGCCGAAGCCAACGATCCCCGTAGAGGACGCTCGGATCGTGGACGAGTGGATAGAGCCGGCGATGGACAGGGGGTATTTCAGGATAGAAGTAGATCACGAGCGCGGCATGATACTAGTAGAGTACAGGCAGGGTAGGCGCATAGCCAGGTTTGCTTCGAGAAAAGCTAGGATCCTGGCGAGGGCGATAGCCAGGGAGATCGATCTAACCCCGGAGCACGCCGCTTATCTGGGAGAGGAGTTGGCTAAGGCCGAGTTGGCCCTCCGGACGGGTAGAACATACATACAGGATAGCGAGATAATGAGGATGGTGTGGGAGGATTGAGGCAGTCGGCCGCCAGTGCCCCCGGAAAGGTTATTCTATTCGGGGAGCATTTCGTGGTGAAGGGGTCTAGGAGCCTGGCGACGGCTATATCCCTCCGCGTAAAGGCCATCGTCCGAGAGCATACTGGGGGGAAGATACGATTTCACAGCCCTCTGGCTAACGTTAACTCCTGGATCAACCCCGGCACACTAGAATACGGAGACGATAGACTGGCCCCCCTAGCCAGGATGCTATCCTACCTCCGCGACGAGATGGGTTTCCAGATAGTCCCACACGAGGTCTACGTTGAAAGCAGGCTTCCAGTCGGCGCTGGCCTCGGCTCTAGCGCTAGCCTAGCGGCGGCCTATGCTCTGGCCTATACGAGCTTCTTGGGGGACCCCCTGTCCCGCGGGGATTTACTGAAGGCTTCCTATGAGGCCGAGAAGGTTGCCCATGGGAACCCTAGCGGCGTAGACAACACCATCGCAGTCTATGGGGGAGGCCTCATATATAGGAGGGGGTCGGGGTTCGAGCAGGTTGATATAAGGCTTCCCAGCGGGTCAAGGCTCCTTGTATTGGATACTGGTGTTTCGAGGGATACCCGCCGCGTGGTAGAGCACGTGTTGAGGGTCGCTGATAGGACTTGGCCGGTTAGCCGGTTGATATACGAGGCTGCTGACGGGATCATAGATCTAGCTCTAGAGGCCCTTGAGTCCGGCGATGCTGTGAAGCTTGGCTTGTTGATGGACCTCAACCAGGGGCTGCTTAACTCGGTCGGCGCCTCCAGCGGCGTCATCGAGAAGGTGGTTTTCAGGGTTAGAGAGAGTGGAGCTCTTGGGGCCAAGTTGACCGGCGCTGGATGGGGCGGCTCTGTTATCGCCCTGGTCTGGGAGTCCGACGTTGACCGGGTCGTCGATGCTGTCAGGGGCTATGTTAGGAGTGTTCATGACGTTGAGATTGGGGTTGAGGGGGCTAGAGTCGAGGAGGCCTAGCCGAAAAGTATATAAAGACTAGTAGTCGATTAGCTAGGGGGATAAAAGGATTGCGCCCCGTAATACCCAGGCATACTCCTTATAAACCCGGTCTAGGAGGTGGTCTGCTTGGAAGAATCATTTGAAAACGACCATAGAAAAAGCAAGTGTCCTCCCGACAAGATAGCATACGACCCTGCTAGGGGAATAAAGATATGCATAGAGACCGGCGAAGTCATAGAAGAGGATATGATAGGCGACGAGGCGGAATGGAGGGCCTACACGCCAGAGGAGAGGGCTAGGAGGACTAGAGTAGGAAGCCCCATACAATTCTCAAAGCCAAACCTAGGAGTAGACGTATACATATCGGCGTCGAGGGGAGGCCGCATACGCGGCCTCTCCAAGAGGCTCGACTATCTTAGGACCAGGGGCTTGAGGGGTAAAGCCGCCCTAACCAGTCTAGAGAAGAACATCAACCAAGCACTTAGATACATAGACGATATATCAGCCCGGCTAGAGCTGCCGAGACAGATCAAGGAGGAGGCCGCGAGGCTCTACAGGGAGGCGGCTAACAAGGGCTTAACAAGAGGGCGCAGCATCGAGAGCATGGTTGCGGCAGCCCTATACGCAGCGTGCCGTAAACACAGGTACCCCTGCACACTCGACGATATAGCGAAGAACCTGAGTATGAGGGAGATCGATGCGAAGAGGGAG
Proteins encoded:
- a CDS encoding dihydropteroate synthase-like protein, whose product is MKVALITSRTAAPLIEEIIASRVKGNPKVSAQIIVLPIPAIGMLDANKLKRLIDRHRKAVKDADIILVPGTIEGDVSPIADELGKPVYKASRDPGLLPLVISHIAAGSKLDTLKPAEEILDVEPPEIEPEHTAFNIGSVAVPSRGPPLVLAAEIPPDTGNYVEVAERYVEEGASLLVLGASSKTRDLAVRIRRVLDRVDVPVLSEAPTPRMAREAVSAGASGISISAAKSRSYLDSVEKDSVVILGERDVRLLAEAVELYRRRGFERLIVDPVVGLPLIDYSSTSSRYNSAYPLDTPMLFSAANVATVLDADTHGVYALLAAMAVELRASVFLVVEDSYKTIHSVAEAREALKLSYAAWSRRSQPHMLGSRLLVVKQLEPPPKPTIPVEDARIVDEWIEPAMDRGYFRIEVDHERGMILVEYRQGRRIARFASRKARILARAIAREIDLTPEHAAYLGEELAKAELALRTGRTYIQDSEIMRMVWED
- the mvk gene encoding mevalonate kinase translates to MRQSAASAPGKVILFGEHFVVKGSRSLATAISLRVKAIVREHTGGKIRFHSPLANVNSWINPGTLEYGDDRLAPLARMLSYLRDEMGFQIVPHEVYVESRLPVGAGLGSSASLAAAYALAYTSFLGDPLSRGDLLKASYEAEKVAHGNPSGVDNTIAVYGGGLIYRRGSGFEQVDIRLPSGSRLLVLDTGVSRDTRRVVEHVLRVADRTWPVSRLIYEAADGIIDLALEALESGDAVKLGLLMDLNQGLLNSVGASSGVIEKVVFRVRESGALGAKLTGAGWGGSVIALVWESDVDRVVDAVRGYVRSVHDVEIGVEGARVEEA
- a CDS encoding CDC48 family AAA ATPase, which produces MSIDGLTLRVAEAYHRDVGRKIARIDRKAMKSLSVETGDYIKISGKEHDVVASVWPLRPEDEGKDIIRIDGYLRAALGVGIGDTVTVYKATKVEPAQKVVLAPLEPIRFGPDFVAYVKEFLLRKPIARGEIIVVPLLEGIPLAVVSTQPAQMVYVTERTEINIKEKPVKAEEVARARGVPKVTWEDIGDLEEAKERIREIVELPMKYPELFKHLGIEPPKGVLLYGPPGTGKTLLAKALANEIGAYFISINGPEIMSKFYGESEQRLREIFKEAEENAPSIIFIDEIDAIAPKREEVTGEVEKRVVAQLLTLMDGLKERGRVIVIAATNRPDAVDPALRRPGRFDREIEIRPPDKRARIEILKVHTRHMPLADDVDLDKLAEMTHGYTGADLAALAKEAAMAALRRFIKSGKIDLTKETIPTSVFKELKVTMKDFLEAMKLVRPTLIREVFVEVPQVKWEDIGGLENVKQELREAVEWPLKYPKVFEEMGIKPPRGILLFGPPGTGKTLLAKAVATESGANFIAVRGPEVLSKWVGESEKAVRRIFERARQVAPTVVFFDEIDAIAPARGFRHDTSGVTDRIVNQLLTELDGIVPLQNVVVIAATNRPDIIDPALLRPGRFDRLIYVPPPDKEARKQIFKVHTRKVPLADDVDLDKLAELTEGYTGADIEAVVREAVMIKLREKLEVGPVEMKHFMEALKRVPPSLTPEDVKRYERMARELKKLSLG
- the deoC gene encoding deoxyribose-phosphate aldolase; amino-acid sequence: MKEGSLALVEALENMVKRYDSPEKLARVIEHTLLSPSAGIEKGLAVIGETADYGFRCAMLSPYHARRLYKEASNAGVKLCTVIGFPSGFQPVKAKLHEIDSVADIVDGIDIVANIQAIIAGDKPEVEEELAELVSHARESGVGHVKVIIEAPLLDDNTLALSVRTVADAKADYVKTSTGVYSKGGDPFTVLRVSSLAKQYSLQVKAAGGIRTAIDAFLALASGAHVIGTSSGPRVIETYKRLVK
- the tfb gene encoding transcription initiation factor IIB (stabilizes TBP binding to an archaeal box-A promoter; responsible for recruiting RNA polymerase II to the pre-initiation complex), with the protein product MEESFENDHRKSKCPPDKIAYDPARGIKICIETGEVIEEDMIGDEAEWRAYTPEERARRTRVGSPIQFSKPNLGVDVYISASRGGRIRGLSKRLDYLRTRGLRGKAALTSLEKNINQALRYIDDISARLELPRQIKEEAARLYREAANKGLTRGRSIESMVAAALYAACRKHRYPCTLDDIAKNLSMREIDAKREVARNYRLLVRHLDIRIPVIDAERFVYRIASALGLPDPVVAEAIKIVKMARSKGLTAGKDPSGLAAAAVYLAALKQGIRKTQKEVAQVAGVTEVTVRNRYKEIDKMLREEGYVI
- the ribH gene encoding 6,7-dimethyl-8-ribityllumazine synthase, yielding MARIRLGIVVAEFNYDVTRLMLEKAISHAKFLGAEVAIVFKVPGTFDIPYGVSSIIGKDYVDAIVALGAVIEGETEHDEVVAHQAARKIVDLGVEHGKPVSLGVIGPGATRMQALERAEEYARRAVEAAVKLARRMKLAEEATYNGEMIEVE
- a CDS encoding RtcB family protein, whose amino-acid sequence is MPLRRIDKYTWKIPEDAKNCMRVPSIIYADDFLLEKMKSDLTLVQASNVACLQGIQKYSIVMPDGHQGYGFPIGGVAAMDPEENGVISPGGVGYDINCGVRLLRTNLTEEDVRPRLRDLIDSLFYNVPSGLGSTGKLRLSIQELDKVLNEGVEWAIGKGYGWSEDPEHIEERGSWRLADASKVSNAAKRRGANQLGTLGSGNHFLEVQVVDKVFDERFAKALGLFEGQVTVMIHTGSRGLGHQVASDYLMIMERAMRKYGTIPPDRELASIPFNSPEAQNYVRAMAAAANFAWTNRQLITHWTRESFRQVFRRDPDQLGLEIVYDVAHNIAKIEEHDVDGKRKRLVVHRKGATRAFPPGHPEIPKDYRDVGQPVLIPGSMGTASYVLIGSPRGAKSWYTSPHGAGRWMSRAKAKRTRRYHEVLQDLQSKGIYLRASNRATVVEEMPEAYKDVDRVARVAHEVGIGLLVARLRPIGVTKG
- a CDS encoding GTP cyclohydrolase IIa encodes the protein MARIRMAVLELVGYREWTEAIGDDREWRLQIVQSTLYSSLQQVIADYGGFILPLRYDYMAVAASNVSDEGLKRLYDKAREISPVPVRLAASCGSTPVEAMENAWTRIKEGEEFVLDECGDNEIVVAGHFDLNGITVMTRRLGLLTTYNTVLHVISEIETRAHYRGAVAQYLGGDNILVLLPFTGFKSIVEELVVVHDLKAGVGIAPTAREALKHAAKALHDIRTGKAGDRIRVEGAHYET
- the cyaB gene encoding class IV adenylate cyclase; its protein translation is MYEVEAKIRVDCDGLEAILEKALELGGRLIGRRREVDIYYQHPCRDFVETDEALRVRIIDGTKYSLTYKGPRIDNRGDIKKRVEIIVEVSGGDIEKLLEEIGFKPMATVTKDRTYVELHGTTVTLDRVQRLGCFVEIEGDNPAGIKQVVEELGVKGEYVKETYAEMIARLEGAN